Proteins from a single region of Pyrus communis chromosome 6, drPyrComm1.1, whole genome shotgun sequence:
- the LOC137738028 gene encoding RING-H2 finger protein ATL2-like yields the protein MDRRPHADHLDAAPTQPYKGYELSGKIMLCAIVILFFVVILMLCLHLYARWYLLRRPRPHVRRNRRNRRTHIVFHEDAAALSAVPTSSLDASILNSLPVFVYSSKSSQMAPFRQQPILECAVCLSEFEDDETGRLLPKCKHSFHTECIDMWFQSHSTCPLCRAIVEPGPESETRADVVLNVCEPDEPGPSSYLCSECCNSESASPGGRRKPSNIVIPRRNESFGKGEGSGCGESPAAQSFRSPMSRMLSFRTMLNREKRNGGVSPSGGNGGSSSSVAGSDIELGGRLGTSECTRRE from the coding sequence ATGGACCGCCGCCCGCACGCCGACCATCTCGACGCCGCCCCGACGCAGCCCTACAAGGGCTACGAGCTCAGCGGCAAGATCATGCTCTGCGCCATCGtcatcctcttcttcgtcgtcatCCTCATGCTCTGCCTCCACCTCTACGCGCGTTGGTACCTCCTGCGCCGCCCTCGCCCCCATGTCCGCCGCAATCGCCGGAACCGCCGCACCCATATTGTCTTTCACGAGGACGCGGCTGCCCTCTCCGCCGTCCCCACCAGCAGCCTCGACGCCTCCATCCTTAATTCCCTCCCTGTATTCGTTTACTCGTCCAAATCGAGTCAAATGGCGCCGTTTCGGCAGCAGCCCATTTTGGAGTGCGCCGTCTGCTTGTCGGAATTCGAGGACGACGAAACGGGGCGTTTGCTTCCCAAGTGTAAGCACAGCTTCCATACCGAGTGTATTGATATGTGGTTCCAATCTCACTCCACGTGTCCCCTCTGCCGGGCCATCGTGGAACCGGGCCCGGAGTCCGAAACCCGGGCCGACGTGGTTCTGAATGTCTGCGAACCGGACGAGCCGGGTCCGAGCTCCTATTTGTGCTCGGAGTGTTGTAATTCCGAGTCGGCGTCGCCTGGGGGGCGGAGAAAGCCGTCGAACATCGTGATTCCGAGAAGGAACGAGAGTTTTGGGAAGGGGGAGGGCTCGGGATGCGGCGAATCGCCGGCGGCTCAATCATTTAGGTCCCCGATGAGTCGGATGTTGTCGTTTAGGACAATGCTAAATAGGGAAAAACGGAACGGCGGCGTTTCGCCTTCGGGAGGAAACGGGGGGAGTTCCAGTTCGGTGGCGGGGTCGGATATCGAACTCGGTGGACGACTAGGGACCAGCGAGTGCACTCGGAGAGAGTAA
- the LOC137738443 gene encoding uncharacterized protein, with protein sequence MSSKSPIFPMPQPQHFSDYGFDPQVDYFQVSEEARRHKRETTRSIDSKHFKLQKPISKEKPHHNKTKKKRWWKSALHFFKWNKVTPHHHHRRVSAIRGGDEDVQHQARAKAFRGSISGPVYITESRSGSCAPCLSTTRPSSWPLAGTMSPASKDEMGIPYLNLRELNMEQQQKRNSTSAVPIYLVT encoded by the exons ATGTCCAGCAAGTCACCAATCTTTCCGATGCCACAACCCCAACACTTCAGCGACTATGGCTTCGACCCCCAAGTCGACTACTTTCAG GTTTCGGAGGAAGCAAGGAGGCACAAGCGGGAGACGACGAGATCCATAGACTCCAAACACTTCAAGCTCCAAAAGCCCATCTCAAAAGAAAAGCcacaccacaacaaaaccaAGAAGAAGCGCTGGTGGAAAAGCGCTCTGCATTTCTTCAAATGGAACAAGGTGacaccccaccaccaccaccgccgtGTCTCCGCCATACGCGGCGGCGATGAAGATGTCCAACACCAGGCCAGGGCCAAAGCCTTCCGGGGATCGATTTCTGGGCCGGTTTATATCACTGAGAGCAGAAGCGGGTCGTGCGCTCCTTGCCTGAGTACTACCCGGCCGTCGTCTTGGCCGCTCGCCGGGACTATGTCTCCGGCGAGTAAGGATGAGATGGGCATTCCTTACCTGAACCTGAGGGAGCTCAACATGGAGCAGCAGCAAAAGAGGAACTCTACCTCTGCCGTGCCTATATATTTGGTTACTTAA
- the LOC137738225 gene encoding condensin-2 complex subunit H2-like, translating to MTNTRDEPSGSGSGGGGGGFHRVQAERDLECNWELDLAQKLEEYLLKICSGEIPTEAEGHVAINFAEAALLLQGSVQVYSRKVEYLYSLVLRALEFLSQKGQHEQSERTSVRPEEGGSSHAASDEENDMFWGLDDIAVETKNCLDSPLGRDAPLNPFVKPPANLVVLEGDCLDTTGDFGELESYLLATNDLYQDFILLDPCDAVAVNDYLCVDGVGKGPNSAYRVTSERKSHQTPRRSGGTACRSSLHKGKDPNMIQSPIAGCSFEANNCNIGLDLPACNDFGDGTQGFDMDDRYSEPRDLDGSDDDDDDPWKPLNPHEPGNLKVKPFRKVKASKRKWFNCTKLASIITLFPPAKLYGTISPELTEMWEIRRHAEERQKGSQSLPLFEKLRESLVNGRQESFDAFCNPMDGNEDTECDNEIPDFGQTDADLPEFMDDVTHHNDLNEGGGSHFGNDEPFDDDPNPHASLEDFCRSHLDSLLASIAETEKQTELAARVSTWKQKIEYNLEEQESHPAFDIHDYGERILDRLSFEPDNENVLSFTDVVKGQQKYDVARSFSALLQLVNNGDVELDRSGVAGESVCYTAVNPFRVWFLRHDKRGEETGFRLSRKRVKSPLRKASRKVDNGNTETEKSPSVKSSSKAHKSTRTSPLINGKLPMKVGNVGGKRCTPEAKRRRKSRFVEPVNLQSAG from the exons ATAGAGTGCAAGCAGAGCGTGACCTGGAATGCAATTGGGAACTCGATCTCGCACAGAAACTCGAAGAGTATTTACTCAAGATTTGCTCCGGTGAAATACCCACCGAAGCAGAAGGCCATGTCGCTATTAATTTCGCCGAAG CTGCGCTGCTGCTTCAAGGTTCGGTCCAAGTGTATAGCCGGAAGGTGGAGTATCTGTACTCGTTGGTTTTGCGTGCTTTGGAGTTCCTTTCCCAGAAAGG GCAGCATGAACAATCTGAAAGAACATCTGTTCGGCCTGAAGAAGGTGGGAGTTCCCATGCTGcttctgatgaagaaaatgatatGTTTTGGGGCTTAGATGACATTGCAG TTGAAACAAAGAATTGCTTAGATAGTCCATTGGGCAGAGATGCTCCTCTGAATCCCTTTGTGAAGCCCCCAGCAAATCTAGTTGTACTCGAAGGTGATTGCCTAGATACTACTGGTGATTTCGGAGAATTAGAGTCATATCTG CTTGCCACCAATGATCTATACCAGGATTTCATTTTATTAGATCCATGTGATGCAGTAGCAGTAAATGATTATTTGTGTGTGGATGGAGTTGGTAAAGGACCAAATAGTGCTTATAGGGTCACCTCAGAACGAAAAAGTCATCAGACTCCCAGACGTTCAGGTGGAACTGCATGTAGGTCATCTCTCCATAAGGGGAAGGATCCTAATATGATTCAATCTCCTATTGCCGGTTGCAGTTTTGAGGCAAACAATTGTAATATTGGGCTTGATCTTCCTGCCTGCAATGATTTTGGCGATGGTACTCAGGGATTTGATATGGATGATAGATATTCAGAGCCCAGGGACTTGGATGGTtccgatgatgatgatgatgatccatGGAAGCCACTGAATCCCCATGAACCTGGGAATTTGAAAGTGAAACCTTTTAGGAAAG TCAAAGCTTCTAAAAGGAAATGGTTCAATTGTACTAAGCTGGCCTCTATTATTACACTGTTTCCACCTGCAAAATTGTACGGTACTATTAGTCCAGAGCTCACAGAAATGTGGGAGATTCGACGTCATGCCGAGGAAAGACAAAAGGGGTCCCAATCTCTTCCATTATTTGAAAAG CTACGGGAATCACTTGTTAATGGAAGACAAGAATCCTTTGATGCCTTTTGCAATCCTATGGATGGAAATGAGGATACCGAATGTGATAACGAGATCCCTGATTTTGGGCAAACAGATGCTGACTTGCCAGAATTCATGGATGATGTAACTCATCACAATGATTTG AATGAGGGCGGTGGTTCTCACTTTGGTAATGATGAACCATTTGATGACGATCCAAATCCTCATGCAAGCCTGGAAGATTTCTGTCGCTCTCACTTG GACTCTCTCCTTGCTAGCATAGCTGAAACCGAGAAACAAACTGAACTAGCTGCTCGTGTTTCAACATGGAAACAGAAAATTGAGTACAACTTGGAAGAGCAA GAATCACACCCTGCTTTTGATATTCATGACTATGGAGAAAGAATTCTTGATAGACTATCCTTCGAACCAGACAATGAGAATGTCTTGTCATTTACTGATGTTGTAAAAGGTCAGCAAAAATATGATGTCGCTCGGAGTTTTTCTGCGCTCCTGCAACTG gTGAACAATGGAGATGTTGAGTTGGATAGGAGTGGCGTTGCTGGTGAGTCCGTTTGTTACACAGCTGTGAATCCCTTTCGTGTTTGGTTCCTTAGGCATGACAAGAGAGGAGAGGAGACTGGATTTCGGTTGTCAAGAAAGAGAGTTAAGTCTCCCTTGAGGAAAGCATCTCGAAAAGTGGACAACGGAAACACTGAGACTGAGAAATCTCCCTCGGTCAAGTCATCTTCCAAGGCGCATAAATCAACAAGGACATCTCCTCTTATAAATGGCAAGTTACCTATGAAAGTTGGAAACGTTGGTGGCAAACGGTGCACTCCTGAAGCCAAGAGGAGAAGAAAGTCTCGATTTGTTGAACCGGTTAACCTACAATCTGCAGGTTGA
- the LOC137737738 gene encoding uncharacterized protein has product MIMESEGIEHRTVQVNGINMHVAEKGHGPLILFIHGFPDLWYSWRHQILALSALGYRTVAPDLRGYGDTDAPASPSSYTCLHVVGDLVALLDTIAPDQEQVFVVAHDWGSIIAWYLCLFRPDRVKALVSLSVAFSPRNPQRKIIKSLQAVYGDDYYICRFQEPGVIEAEFAQMGTTRILKEFLTYRNPGPLFLPKGKGFGRPTDAPIVLPSWLSEDEVNYYATKFEKTGFTGGINYYRNLDLNWELTTAWTGAQVKVPVKFIVGDQDLVYNSPGAKDFIHKGGFKKYAPLLEQVVVMEGVAHFLQQEKPDEINTHIHDFFQKFH; this is encoded by the exons atgATCATGGAGTCGGAGGGAATAGAGCACCGAACAGTCCAAGTGAACGGCATCAACATGCACGTCGCCGAGAAAGGGCATGGCCCACTCATCCTCTTCATCCACGGCTTCCCCGATCTCTGGTACTCCTGGCGCCACCAAATCCTCGCCCTCTCAGCCCTCGGCTACCGCACCGTCGCCCCCGACTTACGCGGGTACGGCGACACTGATGCCCCCGCCTCCCCCTCCAGCTACACCTGCCTCCACGTGGTTGGAGACCTCGTGGCGCTCCTGGACACCATCGCACCCGATCAGGAGCAGGTGTTCGTGGTGGCCCACGACTGGGGCTCCATCATCGCTTGGTACCTCTGCCTGTTCCGGCCCGACCGGGTCAAAGCCTTGGTCAGCTTGAGCGTGGCGTTCTCGCCGCGAAACCCTCAGAGGAAGATCATCAAGTCCCTTCAAGCTGTTTATGGCGATGACTATTACATTTGCAGATTTCAG GAGCCAGGAGTGATAGAAGCTGAGTTTGCTCAGATGGGTACTACAAGAATTTTGAAGGAGTTTCTAACATATAGGAACCCTGGTCCACTTTTCCTGCCTAAAGGCAAAGGATTTGGACGTCCCACAGATGCTCCTATTGTCTTGCCAAGTTGGTTGTCTGAGGATGAAGTTAACTACTATGCCACTAAATTTGAGAAGACGGGCTTCACCGGCGGCATAAACTACTATCGGAACTTGGACCT CAATTGGGAACTGACTACAGCATGGACTGGTGCTCAAGTGAAAGTTCCGGTTAAGTTTATTGTTGGAGACCAGGACCTAGTTTATAACTCTCCCGGTGCCAAGGACTTCATACACAAAGGCGGGTTCAAGAAATATGCGCCGCTTCTGGAACAAGTAGTTGTAATGGAAGGAGTTGCCCATTTTTTGCAACAAGAAAAGCCTGATGAAATCAACACACACATTCACGACTTCTTCCAGAAATTCCATTAG